A section of the Paenibacillus yonginensis genome encodes:
- a CDS encoding DMT family transporter, with amino-acid sequence MGGACITLQGVANARIGQDIGTWQAAAVTQMTGFVMAFLILLLVWRRTTPKMKTGGIRAVKPLYWIGGAFGAVVIFSEVTAIQRIGVTLMISALLIAQLLLAFLIDSFGWFGVAKQKMKLPQFVGIGLMIAGVLILKAL; translated from the coding sequence ATGGGTGGGGCCTGCATTACGCTGCAGGGAGTAGCGAATGCGCGGATCGGCCAAGATATAGGCACCTGGCAGGCCGCGGCGGTCACACAGATGACCGGGTTTGTTATGGCCTTTTTGATTTTGCTGCTGGTTTGGCGCCGGACGACGCCAAAGATGAAAACTGGCGGAATCCGGGCCGTTAAGCCCTTATATTGGATCGGCGGGGCTTTCGGAGCCGTGGTCATCTTCAGTGAAGTGACGGCCATCCAGAGAATCGGCGTCACCTTGATGATTTCGGCGCTGCTGATCGCGCAGCTGCTCCTCGCTTTTCTGATCGACAGCTTCGGCTGGTTTGGCGTAGCCAAACAGAAGATGAAGCTGCCGCAGTTTGTCGGGATCGGGTTGATGATTGCAGGCGTCCTTATTTTAAAAGCCTTATGA
- a CDS encoding Gfo/Idh/MocA family protein, which yields MKPVKVGIIGCGKISGIYMENCKKFEHLELIACADLDRTQAESKAAEYGIPRVYSPEELLNDPDVELVINLTIPAAHASVCLEALQAGKHVYVEKPLAVTREQGQEVLRTAREKGLLVGCAPETFYGAGIQTCLQLIQSGRIGRPVAASAFMMSGGHESWHPSPEFYYAKGGGPMFDMGPYYLTALIQLLGPIKRITGITGKALEERVITSSPKAGQKIKVDIPTHVAGVLEFQQGAIATLVTSFDVFGGSTLPPIEIYGTHGTLKVPDPNTFGGKVEYKLAGESEWTEQPLLPGFSENARGIAAADMAEAIRTGRPHRATGDLAYHVLEAMWAFHDASDEQGHYTMQSTCEVPAPMEEGEEAFSLKNGVSPL from the coding sequence TTGAAACCAGTGAAGGTTGGCATCATCGGATGCGGAAAGATCAGCGGGATTTATATGGAGAACTGCAAGAAATTTGAACATCTTGAGCTGATCGCCTGTGCCGATCTGGATCGCACGCAGGCTGAAAGCAAGGCAGCGGAATATGGGATTCCCCGGGTCTACAGCCCGGAAGAGCTGCTGAACGATCCGGATGTGGAGCTTGTCATCAATCTGACAATCCCGGCGGCGCATGCTTCTGTCTGCCTGGAGGCGCTGCAGGCCGGCAAACATGTTTACGTGGAGAAACCGCTGGCGGTTACCCGCGAGCAAGGGCAGGAGGTGCTGCGGACGGCCAGGGAAAAAGGCCTGCTGGTCGGCTGTGCACCCGAAACGTTCTACGGGGCAGGGATTCAAACCTGCCTGCAGCTGATTCAAAGCGGACGGATTGGCCGTCCGGTTGCGGCTTCGGCCTTTATGATGAGCGGCGGCCATGAATCCTGGCATCCTAGTCCGGAATTCTATTATGCCAAAGGCGGCGGCCCTATGTTTGATATGGGACCGTATTATTTGACGGCGCTGATACAGCTGCTCGGGCCGATCAAGCGGATTACCGGGATTACCGGCAAAGCGCTTGAGGAAAGGGTGATTACCAGCAGTCCCAAAGCCGGGCAGAAGATCAAGGTGGACATTCCGACCCATGTGGCCGGAGTGCTTGAATTTCAGCAGGGAGCGATTGCCACGCTCGTAACAAGCTTTGATGTATTCGGAGGAAGCACCCTGCCGCCGATTGAAATCTACGGCACGCACGGGACGCTCAAGGTACCGGATCCGAACACTTTTGGCGGGAAGGTAGAATACAAGCTGGCCGGCGAATCCGAATGGACCGAGCAGCCGCTTCTTCCGGGCTTCAGCGAGAACGCGCGCGGCATTGCCGCTGCCGATATGGCTGAAGCGATCAGGACCGGACGCCCTCACCGGGCGACCGGCGATCTGGCCTACCATGTGCTGGAGGCCATGTGGGCGTTCCACGATGCCTCTGACGAGCAGGGCCATTACACGATGCAGAGCACGTGTGAGGTTCCGGCCCCGATGGAGGAAGGGGAAGAGGCCTTTTCCCTTAAAAACGGGGTTTCACCGTTATAA
- a CDS encoding GNAT family N-acetyltransferase yields the protein MIIRELRDEDNRRIEQVIRECLIEFGGNREGLAWADESMHDLFRYYNQPGRAYWVVETEEGEIAGGCGIAPFDDARGVCELQKMYLVPEARGTGAASRLLQKAFDFAREHYSQCYLETLENMHAANRFYQKNGFKQLDAPLAGSEHFACDAWYLKDLNPHAGL from the coding sequence ATGATAATCCGTGAATTAAGGGACGAAGATAATAGACGTATTGAGCAGGTCATCCGCGAGTGCCTGATTGAATTTGGCGGCAACAGGGAAGGACTGGCCTGGGCGGACGAAAGCATGCATGATCTGTTTCGTTATTACAACCAGCCGGGCCGCGCTTATTGGGTGGTCGAGACCGAGGAAGGAGAAATTGCCGGAGGCTGCGGGATTGCTCCATTTGATGATGCAAGAGGCGTGTGCGAGCTGCAGAAGATGTATCTGGTCCCAGAGGCCAGAGGGACGGGCGCAGCAAGCCGCCTCCTGCAAAAGGCGTTTGATTTCGCCAGGGAACATTACAGTCAGTGTTATCTGGAAACCTTGGAGAATATGCATGCGGCCAACCGTTTCTACCAGAAAAACGGCTTTAAGCAGCTGGATGCGCCTCTTGCAGGATCTGAGCATTTTGCCTGTGATGCGTGGTACTTGAAAGATTTAAATCCTCATGCAGGTTTGTGA
- a CDS encoding DMT family transporter yields MVYLGYSLMCLIFGTTFLAIKWGIDAGLTPFLGGGIRFLLAGLVLLAFMAVRGQVSFSLLLRKEMLFTGLSLTFGTFSALYWAEQYLPSGMAAVLSATGPILVLILQALVLRVRASKNALWGCLLGFAGIVFLLMPGVSSLHGPFWLIASLVIIAGEVFYAGGTLYSKQVMPRFQGVSPIAQNAAQMMYGGAGLLILSLFAEKPNVQALLDVKALLSLLYLIVFGSMVAHSLYYWLIVKTTPLFPTTWLYISPVLALGFGLVLYGEPVTWNMTAGVLIVISGLLLINSQALLPMLFKKRNIPKSKPKPVHSEHI; encoded by the coding sequence ATGGTTTACTTGGGATATTCATTGATGTGTTTGATTTTCGGAACAACCTTTTTGGCGATTAAATGGGGAATAGATGCAGGTTTGACCCCTTTTCTCGGGGGAGGCATACGTTTCTTGCTGGCGGGGTTAGTGCTTCTGGCCTTTATGGCCGTACGAGGACAAGTATCTTTCTCTCTTCTGCTGAGAAAAGAGATGTTGTTCACCGGACTCAGTTTAACCTTCGGGACCTTCTCCGCCTTATATTGGGCAGAGCAGTACCTTCCTTCTGGCATGGCAGCCGTGTTATCTGCCACAGGTCCAATCCTTGTTCTGATCCTTCAGGCGCTGGTGCTGCGGGTCCGGGCTTCCAAAAACGCCCTGTGGGGCTGCCTGCTCGGATTTGCCGGCATTGTTTTCCTGCTGATGCCCGGCGTTTCTTCCCTGCATGGCCCTTTCTGGCTGATCGCAAGCCTTGTGATCATAGCCGGAGAAGTATTTTATGCCGGCGGAACCCTGTATTCCAAACAGGTCATGCCCCGATTTCAAGGCGTCTCGCCGATTGCGCAAAATGCAGCTCAAATGATGTATGGCGGGGCCGGGCTGCTGATCCTGTCTTTGTTCGCCGAGAAGCCGAACGTCCAGGCGCTGCTTGATGTCAAGGCGTTATTGTCCTTGCTTTATCTGATCGTCTTTGGCTCCATGGTAGCCCACAGCCTCTATTACTGGCTGATCGTCAAGACTACACCGCTGTTCCCGACAACCTGGCTGTATATTTCGCCGGTGCTGGCGCTCGGCTTTGGGCTTGTACTGTACGGGGAACCGGTAACCTGGAACATGACCGCCGGCGTCCTGATTGTGATTTCCGGTCTGCTGCTGATCAATTCCCAGGCTTTATTGCCGATGCTCTTCAAGAAAAGGAACATCCCCAAATCCAAACCCAAACCCGTTCACTCGGAGCACATTTAA
- a CDS encoding Gfo/Idh/MocA family protein — protein sequence MEKVRIGMVGYKFMGKAHSNAYRALPMFFPGSGAKPEMTAICGRDPKAVQESAERFGWSGAVTDWRELVGRDDIDLIDINAPSDAHKEIALAAAAAGKHIFCEKPLALTLEDSRDMLAAAEQAGVKHMIGFNYRFSPAVKLAKKLVDSGRLGQIYHFRAFFLQDWILDPEFPLVWRLQKEIAGSGSLGDLGAHLIDLAHYLVGDMEEVIGTSQTFIKERPLADNMTGLTAKGSSGGPKGQVTVDDATSFLARFENGALGLFEATRFAAGHRSTNSFEINGSKGSVRFDFERMNELEVYFTEDEEDVQGFRRVLATDAAHEYAEAWWPAGHTIGFEHTFTHEMLELMQAIQEDRQPSPNFRDGVKCQAVLEAVERSIDERRWVKLKEM from the coding sequence ATGGAGAAAGTCAGAATTGGAATGGTTGGATATAAATTTATGGGCAAAGCGCACAGCAATGCTTACCGGGCTTTGCCCATGTTCTTCCCCGGCAGCGGCGCTAAGCCGGAAATGACGGCCATTTGCGGCCGCGATCCCAAAGCTGTCCAGGAGTCGGCAGAACGCTTCGGGTGGAGTGGAGCCGTAACGGATTGGCGCGAGCTTGTCGGCAGGGACGATATTGATTTAATCGATATCAACGCCCCAAGCGATGCTCACAAGGAAATTGCTTTGGCCGCAGCAGCGGCAGGCAAACATATCTTCTGCGAGAAACCTCTGGCCCTGACGCTTGAAGACTCCCGGGATATGCTGGCGGCTGCCGAGCAGGCCGGAGTCAAGCATATGATCGGGTTCAATTACCGCTTCTCTCCGGCGGTGAAGCTGGCCAAGAAATTGGTTGATTCCGGCCGGTTGGGCCAAATCTACCATTTCCGGGCCTTCTTCCTGCAGGACTGGATCCTCGATCCTGAGTTCCCGCTGGTCTGGCGGCTGCAAAAGGAAATCGCCGGTTCCGGTTCGCTTGGGGACCTTGGCGCGCATTTGATCGACCTGGCGCATTATTTGGTCGGGGATATGGAGGAAGTGATCGGCACGAGCCAGACGTTTATCAAGGAACGGCCGCTTGCGGACAACATGACCGGTTTGACGGCCAAGGGAAGCAGCGGAGGGCCGAAGGGGCAGGTGACGGTCGATGACGCCACTTCGTTCCTGGCCCGGTTTGAGAACGGCGCTCTCGGTTTATTTGAAGCTACAAGATTTGCGGCAGGCCATCGCAGCACCAACTCGTTTGAAATCAACGGCAGCAAAGGCAGTGTCCGCTTCGATTTCGAGCGGATGAACGAGCTGGAGGTTTATTTTACGGAGGATGAGGAAGATGTGCAGGGCTTCCGCCGGGTGCTGGCCACGGATGCGGCTCATGAGTATGCAGAGGCCTGGTGGCCGGCCGGTCATACCATTGGCTTCGAGCATACGTTCACGCATGAGATGCTGGAGTTGATGCAGGCAATTCAGGAAGACCGCCAGCCATCGCCGAATTTCCGCGACGGCGTTAAATGCCAGGCGGTGCTGGAAGCCGTGGAGCGTTCGATTGACGAACGGCGCTGGGTGAAGCTGAAGGAAATGTAA
- a CDS encoding HD-GYP domain-containing protein: protein MKVSVVNLQQGDRLLQDTFNSSGLHILRKGAVLKPEDIDLLLQHRVDYVEIESAPEVKAEEAASGLLSDDEAHAEKVIKPRFDFTVRNYQSVFLDALVNGRFHPSRIDNAFLPLVNELALHKDVVRLLLMLERDDVNNYTHSIQVGTLSYYIASWLGYTEEECYQISKGGYLHDIGKCKVPLRIRYKEEALTPDEWKEYRKHTVRGYDLIQNSKMDQTTALIALQHHEREDGSGYPNQMMKGEIHPFAEIVAVADEYISMREKSEPDKPNNLMANLKEMYTLSFGKLSEKPVHALIQHMLPNFIGKKVQLSNGEQGVIVLNNLSDMFRPLVKVDGNVYRDLSKNRSLEIEEVLL, encoded by the coding sequence TTGAAAGTTTCTGTTGTGAATCTCCAGCAAGGCGACCGCCTGCTGCAAGATACGTTTAACAGCTCCGGTCTTCACATTCTCAGGAAAGGGGCGGTGCTCAAACCGGAAGATATTGACCTGCTGCTGCAGCATAGGGTTGATTATGTGGAGATTGAATCCGCGCCCGAAGTCAAGGCTGAAGAAGCGGCTTCCGGACTGCTTTCCGATGACGAGGCTCATGCGGAGAAGGTGATCAAACCCCGGTTTGATTTTACCGTTCGTAATTATCAATCCGTGTTTCTGGATGCGCTGGTCAATGGCCGTTTCCATCCGAGCAGGATCGACAATGCTTTTTTGCCCTTGGTAAACGAACTGGCCTTGCATAAGGATGTTGTCCGGCTCCTGCTGATGCTTGAACGCGACGACGTCAATAATTACACGCATTCAATTCAAGTGGGGACTTTATCTTATTACATAGCTAGCTGGCTGGGATATACTGAAGAGGAATGTTATCAAATCAGCAAGGGCGGATATCTGCACGACATAGGCAAATGCAAGGTGCCGCTGCGGATCCGCTACAAGGAGGAAGCGTTAACTCCAGATGAGTGGAAGGAATACCGGAAGCATACCGTACGAGGTTATGACCTCATTCAAAACTCGAAAATGGATCAAACGACGGCGCTCATCGCTCTTCAGCACCATGAACGCGAAGATGGCTCCGGCTATCCCAACCAGATGATGAAGGGAGAAATCCATCCGTTTGCGGAAATTGTGGCGGTGGCTGACGAATATATCAGCATGAGGGAGAAATCCGAGCCGGACAAGCCCAACAATTTGATGGCCAATTTGAAAGAGATGTATACGCTTAGCTTCGGCAAACTGAGTGAGAAGCCGGTTCATGCTCTGATTCAGCATATGCTGCCGAACTTCATCGGGAAGAAGGTTCAGCTCAGCAACGGAGAGCAGGGCGTGATTGTGCTTAATAACCTGTCCGATATGTTCCGCCCGCTTGTTAAGGTGGACGGGAATGTCTACCGAGACCTGTCCAAAAACCGCAGTCTCGAGATTGAAGAGGTTTTGCTGTAA
- a CDS encoding YjgB family protein — protein MILKKTFTNATLALAMAGVIGAGSFGLYGGLAPVHQAQAAAVSQSDSQKALATLNSFYKPALNGHFPGVASSFVIGKTTKEEVIKAIGKASMPAKDADSFDVYGAEMGNPGYAFNYKLDKIREIRYFGTNVERQTNIGGITIAMLKKNWYAPNSVSTFKTGKLTQTKLTYVRGDYKLEFIFNSSTDLDHINLLKK, from the coding sequence ATGATACTCAAAAAAACCTTCACAAACGCGACACTTGCGCTGGCTATGGCCGGTGTTATCGGAGCCGGATCGTTCGGCCTATACGGAGGACTGGCGCCTGTACATCAAGCACAGGCTGCAGCCGTCAGCCAGTCCGATTCGCAGAAAGCGCTGGCTACCTTGAACAGCTTCTACAAGCCTGCTTTAAACGGTCATTTCCCTGGAGTGGCAAGCAGCTTTGTCATTGGGAAAACGACGAAAGAAGAGGTCATCAAAGCGATCGGTAAAGCGTCAATGCCGGCCAAAGATGCCGATTCGTTCGATGTATACGGAGCGGAAATGGGCAATCCGGGTTATGCCTTCAATTATAAGTTAGACAAAATCCGGGAAATCCGCTATTTCGGAACCAACGTGGAACGCCAGACGAATATCGGCGGCATCACCATCGCCATGCTGAAGAAAAACTGGTACGCACCAAACTCGGTGTCCACGTTCAAAACAGGCAAGCTCACCCAGACGAAATTAACTTATGTGCGCGGCGATTACAAGCTGGAGTTTATCTTTAACAGCAGCACGGATCTGGATCATATCAATCTTTTGAAGAAATAA
- a CDS encoding GNAT family N-acetyltransferase, whose amino-acid sequence MDLSFTTLSHWDQNKWNQLKPIYEEAFPHGAKPEPILRGMLDRKIGFLHGGYKEEEAAAMAVTGLVGQAGERKLILDYMAIRQDLRGQGLGKLFLNQIRDWAVREHNIQAIILEAEAEDNEINQARLQFWRRCGFIPTDYVHTYIWVPEPYRALVLPLKPGFERRDDGESLFRCITALHEQAYRKR is encoded by the coding sequence ATGGATTTATCGTTTACAACCCTGTCTCATTGGGATCAGAACAAATGGAATCAGCTGAAGCCCATTTACGAGGAAGCCTTCCCTCACGGCGCCAAACCGGAACCCATCCTCCGCGGTATGCTGGACCGGAAGATCGGGTTTCTGCATGGCGGATATAAGGAGGAGGAAGCCGCAGCAATGGCCGTAACCGGACTGGTCGGGCAAGCAGGCGAGCGAAAGCTGATTCTCGATTATATGGCTATTCGCCAGGATCTGCGCGGGCAGGGTTTGGGCAAGCTGTTTCTGAATCAAATCCGTGATTGGGCCGTGCGGGAGCATAACATTCAAGCGATTATTCTGGAAGCGGAAGCCGAAGACAACGAAATCAATCAGGCCCGTCTTCAATTTTGGAGACGATGCGGCTTTATCCCCACAGACTACGTTCATACTTATATATGGGTGCCGGAGCCTTATCGGGCTTTAGTTCTCCCCTTGAAACCCGGGTTTGAACGAAGAGATGACGGAGAATCCCTGTTTCGCTGTATTACCGCCCTTCATGAACAAGCCTACCGCAAACGGTAG
- a CDS encoding Crp/Fnr family transcriptional regulator — MKEIQDRQQLATYLKEHGLEPFIPQELLGHLSLYTYERGELICSQGEQSGQMFVLVKGKIKIYTTSAEGKSLILSFKTPLEIIGDIEYIRGIEIINTVEAVSSVVMIGVQYRWLDKYGRNYAPFLQFMLDIITEKFYRKSHFLSFNMLHPVDVRLASYLLSVSSDEFGSFVDSQISTSSLRDAANLIGTSYRHVNRVIQKFCEEGWVERRKGSLLLKNKEGLRALTGQSIYEG, encoded by the coding sequence ATGAAAGAAATACAAGATCGGCAGCAGCTGGCGACCTATCTGAAGGAGCACGGGCTGGAGCCTTTTATTCCGCAGGAGCTGCTGGGCCATCTTTCGCTGTATACGTATGAGCGCGGGGAGCTGATTTGCTCTCAAGGCGAGCAGAGCGGTCAAATGTTTGTGCTGGTTAAAGGCAAAATCAAGATTTATACGACATCGGCGGAAGGGAAATCGTTGATTCTATCTTTTAAAACGCCGCTGGAGATTATTGGAGATATTGAATATATACGGGGCATCGAGATCATCAATACGGTTGAAGCGGTATCCTCGGTTGTGATGATCGGCGTTCAGTACCGCTGGCTCGACAAGTATGGACGGAATTACGCACCATTCCTGCAATTTATGCTGGATATCATCACGGAGAAGTTCTACAGGAAGTCTCATTTCCTAAGCTTCAACATGCTGCATCCGGTGGATGTGAGACTGGCCAGCTACCTGCTGTCGGTGTCATCGGATGAATTCGGTTCCTTTGTAGACAGCCAAATCAGCACTTCCAGCCTGAGAGATGCGGCGAACCTGATCGGAACCAGCTATCGCCACGTGAACCGGGTTATCCAGAAATTTTGTGAAGAGGGATGGGTGGAACGGCGCAAAGGATCTCTTCTGCTGAAAAATAAAGAAGGCTTGCGGGCCTTGACCGGCCAAAGCATTTATGAAGGATAA
- a CDS encoding SGNH/GDSL hydrolase family protein — MEKTRKLKLPEGAEPTGQKGHSRPSNQGKDQQRQEKVGELQEQPPMELGYVSATPLGAAANQILNRPEPFTHTYRTYFRPYRCGRLLLRLWHSNAVDSTWDRGQEATGGEPGGKWRIESAYLGDGGLEPDGRVKPDSITPVTFGGTGTKDVLPGETFASDEVSVQVEEGHYMVFSWTLTALEPGKSIPYNVEGMLATAYDGPGNWAGEPEAGEAKLSENLLVMPSFIGEYRPDASRFVLLGDSITQGVRTVKDAYEYWAARIGSKLAGRAGVWNIGSGWGRAYDAAAEGSPWLHKAQYADELLVMLGVNDIDIGERSAGQLMADLSALICRLKERNPDMRILLSTVPPFNFTGHREQVWRSVNEQILNQPPKGADFVYPVGDCLSCPKPEDHRIKPEYMSDRYDPHPNGAAGQAVAEAFMDWYRTQGVSGCSSRENE; from the coding sequence ATGGAGAAGACGAGGAAGCTGAAGCTGCCGGAAGGGGCAGAACCAACAGGACAGAAAGGGCATTCCAGACCTTCCAATCAAGGGAAAGATCAGCAGCGGCAAGAAAAGGTGGGGGAGCTGCAGGAGCAGCCTCCCATGGAACTAGGGTATGTCTCGGCAACACCGCTTGGGGCGGCGGCCAATCAGATCCTAAACCGGCCTGAGCCGTTTACACATACGTATCGAACGTATTTTCGTCCTTATCGCTGCGGGCGCTTGCTGCTGCGTTTATGGCACAGCAATGCGGTGGACTCGACTTGGGACCGGGGGCAGGAAGCGACAGGAGGAGAGCCTGGCGGGAAATGGAGGATCGAATCCGCTTATCTGGGAGATGGCGGTCTTGAGCCGGACGGCCGAGTGAAGCCTGATTCCATCACCCCAGTTACCTTCGGGGGGACCGGGACCAAAGACGTGCTGCCGGGCGAAACCTTCGCCAGCGATGAAGTATCCGTCCAGGTCGAAGAAGGGCATTACATGGTCTTCAGCTGGACGCTTACGGCACTGGAGCCGGGAAAGTCGATTCCTTACAACGTGGAGGGCATGCTGGCCACTGCTTATGATGGACCGGGGAACTGGGCAGGAGAACCTGAAGCAGGAGAAGCTAAGCTTTCGGAGAATCTGCTTGTAATGCCGAGCTTCATAGGGGAGTATCGGCCGGACGCTTCACGGTTTGTCCTGCTCGGAGATTCCATTACCCAAGGCGTACGAACGGTCAAAGACGCTTATGAATATTGGGCGGCCCGAATCGGCAGCAAGTTAGCCGGGCGGGCCGGGGTCTGGAACATCGGTTCAGGCTGGGGCAGGGCTTATGATGCGGCAGCTGAAGGGAGTCCTTGGCTGCATAAAGCGCAATACGCGGACGAGCTGCTGGTTATGCTCGGCGTGAATGACATCGATATCGGAGAACGTTCGGCCGGGCAGCTTATGGCGGATTTGTCGGCCCTGATCTGCCGGCTTAAGGAGAGAAATCCGGACATGAGGATTTTATTAAGTACGGTTCCTCCTTTTAATTTTACTGGGCATCGGGAACAGGTTTGGCGTTCGGTTAATGAACAGATCTTAAATCAGCCGCCGAAGGGGGCGGACTTTGTTTATCCTGTCGGAGATTGCTTGTCCTGTCCTAAACCGGAGGATCACCGGATCAAACCCGAGTATATGAGCGATAGGTACGATCCCCATCCAAACGGGGCCGCCGGACAGGCCGTAGCCGAGGCGTTTATGGACTGGTACAGAACGCAAGGGGTGTCCGGCTGTTCGAGCCGGGAAAATGAATAA
- a CDS encoding DMT family transporter produces the protein MIIGIWLAVLAGSLVSLQNIFNSKVNQHVSSWGTTTLVLGMGFAASLLLGLVFEGKRMFHLVNMQPWYWISGIIGVGVVICLVQALKRLEPTFSISIVMTSQLGFALLWDSMGWLGLEKVPFRLSQLVGVLVIIAGIVVFKTGGSLGRPKRKQTPNRKESEPAV, from the coding sequence TTGATCATCGGCATATGGCTAGCGGTCCTTGCGGGATCGCTGGTGAGTCTTCAGAATATTTTTAACAGCAAAGTGAATCAGCATGTCAGCTCCTGGGGGACAACAACTCTTGTGCTCGGCATGGGATTTGCTGCTTCCCTGCTGCTTGGACTAGTCTTTGAAGGCAAACGAATGTTTCATCTGGTGAACATGCAGCCCTGGTATTGGATCAGCGGAATTATTGGGGTAGGTGTGGTAATTTGTCTCGTGCAGGCTTTAAAAAGGCTGGAGCCGACGTTCTCGATCTCCATTGTTATGACCTCGCAGCTGGGTTTTGCTCTTCTGTGGGATTCGATGGGATGGCTTGGCCTGGAGAAGGTGCCCTTCCGTTTGAGTCAGCTGGTCGGCGTGCTGGTCATCATTGCCGGCATTGTCGTGTTCAAGACCGGGGGCAGCTTGGGCAGACCGAAGCGGAAACAGACTCCGAACCGGAAGGAGTCCGAACCGGCCGTTTAA
- a CDS encoding ThuA domain-containing protein — translation MKALIVWGGWDGHEPKQVADIFTRILEAEGFEVEVSDKLEAYADKDKLLALDLIVPVWTMGELSSELTQNVLAAVQQGTGIAGCHGGMGDSFRTNVDWQFMVGGQWVAHPGNDGVEYTVNIVNRETDGEALLAGLKDFKVKSEQYYMHVDPVVQVHATTRFPVVPGPHDTNPPVDMLVVWTKMWGQGRVFYNSLGHHADIVDMPEVTEMMRRGFLWAAAGKQLAAAEGDRTNKSVYSGMQDSQYE, via the coding sequence ATGAAAGCATTGATCGTATGGGGCGGCTGGGACGGCCATGAGCCGAAACAGGTAGCGGATATTTTCACACGGATTCTGGAGGCTGAAGGGTTTGAAGTAGAGGTTTCAGACAAGCTGGAGGCTTATGCGGATAAAGACAAGCTGCTTGCGCTTGATTTGATCGTTCCGGTGTGGACGATGGGGGAGCTGAGCAGTGAGCTTACGCAAAATGTGCTGGCTGCAGTGCAGCAGGGCACTGGAATCGCCGGCTGCCATGGCGGAATGGGCGACTCCTTCCGGACGAATGTCGACTGGCAGTTTATGGTCGGTGGACAGTGGGTGGCTCATCCCGGAAATGACGGTGTTGAATACACCGTGAATATCGTGAACCGCGAGACGGACGGCGAAGCCCTGCTTGCAGGACTTAAAGACTTTAAAGTGAAGAGCGAGCAGTATTATATGCATGTCGATCCAGTGGTACAGGTGCATGCGACGACCCGTTTCCCCGTGGTTCCCGGACCGCACGATACGAACCCGCCTGTTGATATGCTGGTGGTTTGGACTAAAATGTGGGGCCAGGGGCGGGTGTTCTACAATTCGCTGGGCCACCATGCGGACATCGTAGATATGCCTGAAGTGACGGAGATGATGCGCCGGGGATTTCTGTGGGCGGCTGCCGGCAAACAGCTGGCTGCAGCTGAAGGGGACCGGACTAACAAAAGCGTGTACAGCGGCATGCAGGACAGCCAATACGAATAG